A window of the Gossypium hirsutum isolate 1008001.06 chromosome A03, Gossypium_hirsutum_v2.1, whole genome shotgun sequence genome harbors these coding sequences:
- the LOC107949960 gene encoding uncharacterized protein: MVTTAMIAQHFEATIKDHPKMNLREIQKRCAFEMHVNVTIDCCYRAKKIVNEKMVGNHKDAFGLLWDYAHELRSKIPGSTIKMVVQRVTADSLPHFKRYYVCFDALKRGWKAGCRPLIGLDGCFLKGPIKSEFLTAVGRDANNQMCPIAWAMVKVECTDSWGWFLSLLSTDLGLEDGYGYTIISDQQKGLEIAISDILPRVEHRNCARHVFTNWSGRKLGKSYECDFWQIAKCTTEKEWEDLCSALEKKDKDVYNNLMKKSPKTWTRAFLGTTCKSDIVDNNLCEAFNLSIVEARFKSIIRMLEDIRTKMMTRIVQKRKLCNGWKQNYGPLVKAKFDANKKDCVEWQLIWNGENGCELRKGSYQYTVDLSQRICSCRSWQISGIPCSHACAAMYHLGLQPDEYLHEYYHIDTYKKAYSFPMQPINGPHDWEKNRYSAYATSY, encoded by the exons ATGGTGACTACTGCTATGATTGCCCAACATTTTGAAGCAACTATCAAGGATCATCCTAAGATGAATCTGAGGGAAATTCAAAAAAGATGTGCTTTTGAGATGCATGTAAATGTGACCATTGACTGTTGTTATAGAGCGAAGAAAATAGTGAATGAGAAAATGGTTGGGAATCATAAGGATGCATTTGGTTTGCTATGGGACTATGCTCATGAGTTAAGGTCAAAGATACCAGGAAGTACAATAAAAATGGTTGTTCAAAGGGTGACAGCAGACTCCCTTCCACATTTTAAGAGGTATTATGTGTGCTTTGATGCATTAAAGAGAGGCTGGAAAGCAGGGTGTAGGCCACTCATTGGATTAGATGGTTGCTTTCTAAAAGGCCCAATTAAGAGTGAATTTCTCACAGCTGTTGGAAGAGACGCAAACAACCAAATGTGCCCTATTGCATGGGCTATGGTTAAAGTGGAGTGCACTGATTCATGGGGTTGGTTTCTCAGTCTCCTATCAACTGATTTGGGCTTGGAAGATGGGTATGGGTACACAATTATCAGTGACCAACAAAAG GGCCTTGAGATTGCAATTTCTGACATACTACCAAGGGTGGAGCATAGGAATTGTGCGAGGCACGTGTTTACAAATTGGTCAGGGAGGAAGTTAGGGAAATCTTATGAGTGTGATTTCTGGCAGATTGCAAAGTGCACGACTGAGAAGGAGTGGGAGGATCTATGTTCAGCACTGGAGAAGAAAGATAAGGATGTTTATAATAATTTGATGAAAAAGTCTCCAAAGACGTGGACTAGGGCATTTTTGGGGACTACTTGTAAATCAGATATAGTTGACAACAATTTGTGTGAAGCATTCAATTTAAGTATTGTCGAAGCTAGGTTCAAAAGCATTATCAGAATGCTTGAGGATATTAGGACCAAGATGATGACTAGGATAGTACAAAAAAGGAAGTTATGTAATGGATGGAAGCAAAATTATGGTCCATTGGTGAAAGCTAAGTTTGATGCCAACAAGAAGGATTGTGTAGAGTGGCAACTGATATGGAATGGTGAAAATGGATGTGAGTTGAGGAAAGGAAGTTATCAGTATACAGTGGACCTAAGTCAAAGGATATGTAGTTGTAGAAGTTGGCAAATAAGTGGGATTCCATGTTCCCATGCATGTGCTGCCATGTATCACCTAGGGCTTCAACCAGATGAATATCTGCATGAATATTATCACATTGATACCTACAAGAAAGCTTACTCTTTTCCAATGCAGCCCATAAATGGgccacatgattgggaaaaaaaTAGGTATTCAGCCTATGCTACCTCCTATTGA
- the LOC107950248 gene encoding methylsterol monooxygenase 2-2 — protein sequence MAAIIESGWLYLITHFSDFQLASLGSFFLHESVFFLSGLPFIYLERAGLLSKYKIQTKNNSLAAQEKCITRLLLYHIGVNLPLMIASYPFFRFMGMKSSLPFPSWKVVLSQIIFYFILEDFVFYWGHRFLHTKWLYKHVHSVHHEYATPFGLTSEYAHPAEILFLGFATIIGPAITGPHLITLWLWMTLRVLETVEAHCGYHFPWSLSNFLPLYGGADFHDYHHRLLYTKSGNYSSTFVYMDWIFGTDKGYRKLKALKRDGVEEESKET from the exons TATCTGATCACGCATTTCAGTGACTTCCAACTAGCAAGTCTAGGAAGTTTCTTTCTTCACGAAAGTGTTTTCTTCTTATCCGGACTTCCATTTATATATCTGGAAAGAGCTGGATTGCTGAGCAAATACAAGATTCAG ACGAAAAACAACAGCCTTGCTGCTCAGGAAAAATGTATCACCCGCCTGCTTCTGTATCACATTGGTGTCAACCTTCCGCTTATGATTGCATCTTATCCTTTCTTCAGATTCATGGGCATGAAGAGTAGTCTGCCATTTCCATCCTG GAAAGTGGTTCTGTCACAGATAATATTCTATTTCATCCTGGAGGATTTTGTGTTTTACTGGGGACATCGTTTTTTACATACAAAATGGCTGTACAAGCATGTGCACAGTGTTCATCATGA GTATGCTACTCCATTTGGACTGACATCCGAGTATGCTCACCCTGCCGAGATATTGTTCCTTGGCTTTGCAACAATAATTGGTCCAGCCATCACTGGCCCACATCTTATTACTCTCTGGTTATGGATGACTCTTAGAGTCCTAGAGACAGTTGAGGCACATTGTGGTTACCATTTTCCATGGAGCCTCTCAAACTTTCTACCTTTATATGGGGG TGCTGATTTTCATGACTATCATCATCGTTTGCTTTATACAAAATCTGGCAACTACTCATCTACATTTGTTTACATGGACTG GATATTCGGTACTGACAAGGGTTACAGAAAATTGAAAGCACTAAAGCGCGATGGAGTCGAAGAAGAAAGCAAGGAAACATAA